A genomic region of Photobacterium swingsii contains the following coding sequences:
- a CDS encoding efflux RND transporter periplasmic adaptor subunit yields MARNRKLLFIPALMVGILILVLAVKLRPSPSSKPALERSRAVDVITLQQQPLAPQVTGFGRVKPKVEWKAISEVSGKVIYRHPELEKGRVLDAGTVILKIDPLDYQLTLAKAEADISSSEAQLAKLDLEEKNLKTTLTIEKNRLAISKKEVARKEELRRKGLTSQSALDLEKQSYLASQKVVQDLESQLQVLPKERRVSEAQLQVNQSKVEEAERSLEKTEITLPIDARISSVDIEQNQVVNMQQTMLVAHGIAEIEVDAQVALHDMQALASSLTQYTAHADGRPRADQLALQASIQLSSGQFVQQWPAKVTRISDTVSANQATVGVILEVAQDYSQLSPETAPPLVNGMFVQATLEGQANPHWVIPERALHGDKVYLMSDDDTLSIKPVTVLFRREGLVAVQGDFIAAQQLVVNDLLPAVEGMALKVISKDGKAVVVLTKEQGAPQS; encoded by the coding sequence ATAGCTCGAAATCGGAAGTTACTGTTTATTCCTGCGCTGATGGTTGGCATCTTAATTTTAGTTTTAGCCGTGAAACTACGCCCTTCCCCAAGCAGTAAGCCTGCCTTGGAACGCAGTCGGGCCGTTGATGTGATCACCTTGCAACAACAGCCTTTGGCGCCGCAAGTGACGGGGTTTGGTCGTGTAAAGCCCAAAGTGGAATGGAAGGCCATTTCAGAAGTGAGCGGTAAAGTCATCTATCGCCATCCTGAGTTAGAAAAAGGTCGGGTGTTAGATGCAGGTACTGTGATCCTTAAAATTGATCCGCTGGATTATCAGTTAACCTTAGCGAAAGCAGAAGCCGATATTAGCTCAAGTGAAGCCCAACTGGCTAAATTGGACTTGGAAGAGAAAAACCTTAAAACGACATTAACGATAGAGAAAAATCGCCTCGCAATCAGTAAGAAAGAGGTCGCCCGGAAAGAGGAATTGCGTCGTAAAGGGCTAACATCGCAGTCGGCTTTGGATTTGGAAAAGCAATCTTACTTAGCCAGTCAAAAAGTGGTGCAAGATTTAGAAAGTCAGCTGCAAGTGCTACCCAAAGAGCGCCGTGTGAGTGAAGCACAATTGCAAGTGAACCAATCGAAAGTAGAAGAGGCTGAGCGCTCACTGGAGAAAACGGAAATTACCTTGCCGATTGATGCCCGAATTTCGAGCGTTGATATTGAGCAAAACCAAGTAGTTAACATGCAACAGACGATGCTGGTTGCCCACGGTATTGCCGAGATTGAAGTGGACGCGCAAGTGGCATTGCATGACATGCAAGCGTTGGCATCGAGTCTGACTCAATACACCGCCCATGCTGATGGTCGCCCGCGTGCCGATCAGTTGGCACTGCAAGCCAGTATCCAATTATCTAGTGGTCAATTTGTTCAGCAATGGCCGGCGAAAGTGACGAGGATCAGCGACACCGTGAGCGCTAATCAAGCGACTGTTGGAGTTATTCTGGAAGTGGCACAAGATTACAGTCAACTCTCACCTGAAACCGCCCCACCGTTAGTTAACGGCATGTTTGTTCAAGCCACTTTAGAGGGGCAAGCTAACCCACACTGGGTGATCCCTGAGCGCGCGTTACATGGCGACAAAGTGTACTTAATGAGTGATGACGACACCTTAAGCATTAAACCTGTGACTGTGTTGTTCCGTCGAGAAGGTTTGGTCGCGGTACAGGGGGATTTTATAGCTGCGCAGCAATTGGTGGTTAATGACTTGCTACCTGCAGTGGAAGGCATGGCACTGAAAGTCATTAGTAAAGATGGCAAAGCGGTGGTCGTGCTGACGAAAGAGCAAGGAGCACCACAATCATGA
- a CDS encoding efflux RND transporter permease subunit yields the protein MIRFFSRHPTAANLMMFALLLLGLVSLPQIKRETFPEFSPPYIIASVVYPGASPQEVEQSICMRMEDAVDGLANIEETRCEAVEGSASLILKLTNSDVVSRMLVDVQTQINAINDFPAEIESPIVRELDWNEPVVDVAISADTNWPHLKAYAEELKRKLKIDYGVSLVAVSGFSDHQLRVELKETALRQLGMSVGDVADRLSRQNIKLPSGNIELADKNLLIRFDEQKVTPETLAKTIIGADAEGAVLRLGDIATITDRFELDEQKILFDGKPSAVLKISKNKADDALRIKERVQQFVEDESQIAPTGVTLSLTNDISSVLWDRLTMMVDNGLQGVVLVFFTMWLFFTFRYSFWVAAGLPVAFMGSLFLMAGLGLSINIMSLVALLMAIGIMMDDAIVIAESIAAHLERGQSVPDAVFNGVKKVFPGVLSSYLTTVCIFGSLLFLDGEMGAVLRVVPQVLILVLTISLIEAFLILPHHLSHSLQKQRNKEEKPDIKFKRVFLAKFEHFRQHQLVTAVDAVVRWRYLFLGGVVAMLFASAALLAGGALKFVGFPDLDGDIAEARIILAPGASLSQTEKVVAHIVEAAERLNVEWSQDVEGGHTLVEHITEQYNTNADADEKGPHVATVRLDLRGAESRNTVIDEFIAAWREEVGTLADPISLVFKQPIMGPGGRAVEIRMQHDELTALKAASLEVQDFLNEFDGVFGVLDDMRMGKQEVLVTLRPGAESFGVDGQMIASQLRAAYFGQKADDIQLGPENIEVEVRFDKAEAGNLQTLASFPIILSDGSQVPLASITELSYQRNYVRIQRVDGLRTLSVYADLEHSKISSTEILTLFRQQEIPQLKAKYPGLRFNFEGEAKDTAETGQSMAIGFALGVFGVFVILSFQFRSYLEPFVVLLAIPLALIGVFWGHWLLGHALSMPSIMGFVSLAGVVVNDSILLVQYIRHHVDDGASVHDAVVKASRERFRAVFLTSLTTAAGLLPLLLETSLQAQVIQPLVISIVFGIFTSTLLVLFMIPAAYAILADFGLVKKHEPLAA from the coding sequence ATGATCCGCTTTTTCTCTCGCCACCCAACAGCGGCAAACTTAATGATGTTTGCCTTGCTGTTATTGGGTTTAGTGTCGTTACCGCAAATTAAACGAGAAACTTTTCCTGAGTTCTCACCGCCTTATATTATTGCTTCTGTGGTGTATCCAGGCGCGTCACCACAAGAAGTGGAACAAAGCATTTGTATGCGAATGGAAGACGCGGTTGATGGCCTTGCCAATATAGAAGAAACGCGCTGTGAGGCAGTGGAAGGTTCTGCATCGCTGATTTTAAAGCTGACCAACAGTGATGTCGTTTCGCGCATGCTGGTGGATGTACAAACTCAAATCAATGCGATTAATGATTTCCCTGCGGAGATTGAATCACCGATTGTGCGTGAATTGGATTGGAACGAGCCTGTTGTCGATGTTGCAATCAGTGCTGACACTAACTGGCCTCACCTTAAAGCCTATGCCGAAGAATTAAAGCGTAAGCTAAAGATTGATTATGGTGTGTCTTTGGTGGCCGTGAGTGGCTTTTCTGATCATCAACTGCGGGTCGAGCTAAAAGAAACCGCCTTACGCCAGCTTGGGATGAGTGTTGGTGATGTAGCAGATCGCCTGTCACGGCAAAATATCAAACTGCCGAGTGGTAATATTGAGCTCGCCGACAAGAACCTATTAATCCGTTTCGATGAACAAAAAGTCACGCCAGAGACCTTAGCAAAAACCATCATAGGGGCTGATGCTGAAGGGGCGGTATTGCGCCTTGGCGACATTGCTACGATCACAGATCGTTTTGAACTTGATGAGCAAAAAATCCTGTTTGACGGTAAGCCATCAGCAGTGCTTAAGATCAGTAAAAATAAAGCGGATGACGCCTTGCGGATCAAAGAGCGGGTTCAGCAGTTCGTTGAAGATGAAAGCCAAATCGCACCAACGGGCGTAACACTCAGCCTCACTAATGATATTTCATCGGTGCTGTGGGATCGTTTGACCATGATGGTGGATAACGGCCTACAAGGTGTGGTGTTGGTGTTTTTCACCATGTGGTTATTTTTTACGTTTCGTTATTCGTTTTGGGTCGCCGCGGGTTTGCCTGTCGCCTTTATGGGGAGCTTGTTTCTCATGGCGGGTCTTGGTTTGTCGATCAATATTATGTCGTTAGTCGCCTTGTTGATGGCGATTGGTATCATGATGGATGACGCCATCGTGATCGCAGAATCCATTGCGGCTCATTTAGAGCGTGGTCAATCGGTGCCAGATGCCGTGTTCAACGGGGTGAAGAAAGTTTTCCCCGGGGTATTGTCTTCGTATCTCACTACTGTCTGTATTTTCGGTAGCTTGCTGTTTCTTGATGGTGAAATGGGCGCAGTGCTGAGGGTCGTGCCACAGGTGCTGATCTTGGTGTTGACCATCAGCTTGATTGAAGCATTTTTGATTTTGCCGCATCACCTCAGTCATTCATTGCAAAAGCAGCGCAATAAAGAAGAAAAACCAGACATTAAATTCAAGCGAGTGTTCTTGGCTAAATTTGAACACTTTCGCCAACATCAATTAGTGACTGCGGTGGATGCCGTGGTGCGCTGGCGTTACTTATTTTTAGGTGGCGTGGTGGCCATGTTGTTTGCCTCGGCGGCGTTACTGGCGGGTGGTGCGCTTAAATTTGTGGGCTTCCCTGATCTTGATGGCGACATCGCAGAAGCGCGTATAATTTTAGCGCCGGGGGCATCACTGTCTCAAACGGAAAAAGTGGTCGCGCACATTGTTGAGGCGGCTGAGCGATTGAATGTGGAATGGAGCCAAGATGTTGAAGGTGGCCATACCCTGGTCGAGCACATCACCGAGCAATACAACACCAATGCGGATGCCGATGAAAAAGGTCCGCACGTGGCGACGGTACGACTCGATTTACGTGGGGCAGAATCGCGCAATACGGTTATCGATGAATTCATTGCCGCGTGGCGAGAAGAGGTTGGCACACTGGCTGATCCCATTTCCCTTGTATTTAAGCAGCCAATCATGGGACCGGGGGGGCGGGCTGTTGAAATTCGGATGCAACACGATGAACTTACCGCGTTAAAAGCGGCGTCATTGGAAGTGCAGGACTTCCTAAATGAGTTCGATGGTGTGTTTGGGGTCTTGGATGACATGCGAATGGGTAAGCAAGAAGTGCTGGTTACCCTGCGCCCAGGGGCGGAAAGCTTTGGCGTCGATGGCCAAATGATTGCTTCGCAATTGCGAGCGGCTTATTTTGGGCAAAAGGCCGATGATATCCAGCTTGGACCAGAAAACATTGAAGTTGAAGTCCGCTTTGATAAGGCCGAGGCGGGGAACTTACAAACACTGGCCAGCTTTCCGATTATATTGAGTGACGGTAGCCAAGTACCTTTGGCGTCGATTACTGAGCTTAGTTACCAGCGAAACTATGTGCGTATCCAGCGAGTCGATGGCCTGCGAACCCTAAGTGTGTATGCCGATCTAGAGCACAGTAAGATCAGTTCTACCGAGATCCTTACCTTGTTCCGTCAACAAGAGATCCCACAGCTAAAAGCTAAATACCCAGGTTTACGCTTTAACTTTGAAGGAGAAGCGAAAGATACCGCGGAAACCGGGCAATCCATGGCGATTGGTTTTGCACTTGGAGTGTTTGGGGTGTTTGTGATCCTGAGCTTCCAATTTCGCAGCTACCTCGAACCTTTTGTGGTACTGCTGGCGATCCCATTAGCGCTTATTGGGGTGTTCTGGGGGCACTGGCTATTAGGTCATGCGTTAAGTATGCCTAGTATTATGGGGTTTGTGTCCTTAGCAGGGGTGGTGGTGAATGACTCTATCTTGTTGGTGCAGTATATTCGACACCATGTCGATGATGGGGCCAGTGTGCATGATGCCGTAGTGAAAGCCAGCCGTGAACGCTTTCGCGCCGTATTTTTAACGTCCCTGACAACGGCTGCGGGTTTATTGCCGTTACTCTTAGAAACCAGCCTACAAGCACAAGTTATTCAGCCCTTAGTGATTTCTATCGTGTTTGGTATTTTCACTTCGACCTTACTTGTGCTGTTTATGATCCCTGCCGCTTATGCAATTTTGGCAGACTTCGGTCTAGTGAAAAAGCATGAGCCACTTGCTGCGTAA
- a CDS encoding TetR/AcrR family transcriptional regulator has translation MAGKAGRPVGDSDARERLIIEARKLFVVLPYSKVSTRMIASRADVNVALIRYYFENKAGLYQTMMHETMEPIQAQMRVVMEKGDFDSIGEFMRTYYRIMAPNPDMPKLMSRAMMLAPDDPQRQMMEKMIRDIARPATDMMFTKLQQNGQLNPGMDPEKARMTFISLMVFPFLIPPAMLEIHGIEMTESYLFELAEHNVKVLTQGIFNQKGEAQ, from the coding sequence ATGGCAGGAAAAGCAGGTCGTCCAGTCGGTGATTCCGATGCGCGAGAGCGTTTAATTATAGAAGCGCGTAAGTTATTTGTCGTCTTGCCTTACAGCAAGGTATCGACCCGCATGATTGCATCTAGGGCTGATGTAAATGTGGCGCTGATTCGCTATTACTTTGAAAACAAAGCTGGCTTATACCAAACCATGATGCATGAAACCATGGAGCCGATCCAAGCCCAGATGAGGGTGGTGATGGAGAAAGGTGATTTCGATTCGATTGGCGAGTTTATGCGAACTTACTATCGGATTATGGCGCCAAACCCTGACATGCCGAAATTAATGTCACGTGCCATGATGTTGGCCCCCGATGATCCGCAACGCCAAATGATGGAAAAGATGATCCGCGATATCGCTCGTCCAGCGACTGACATGATGTTTACCAAGTTGCAGCAAAATGGCCAACTAAATCCAGGCATGGATCCTGAAAAAGCCCGAATGACGTTTATTAGCTTGATGGTTTTTCCATTTTTGATCCCACCTGCAATGCTTGAGATTCACGGTATAGAAATGACGGAATCCTACTTATTCGAATTGGCAGAACACAATGTAAAAGTGCTCACGCAAGGGATCTTTAACCAAAAAGGGGAAGCGCAATGA